One Bombilactobacillus folatiphilus genomic window, TGGTTTGATTTGTTAGGTGTCGCGATTGTTGTTGCCATTTCTTTGGCGTCGGGATATTTAACGGAAAGTTTAAACGATGTGACACATTGGGGTACTTGGGCGCAATTTGTTCCGTTTGGCATCATTAGTATTTTGAATACAGTTTTGTCGGTAATGTCGACACGCTTGACGGGACGAATGTTGAATGCGGGCAATGTTGTCGGGATTATCAATACAATTTTGTCAGGGGTTATTGATTACTTGTTAGGAAATCAGGCAGCAGTGATCACGTATCCAATTACTTTTTTGATTTATGTTTTAGCGATCAATAAATGGACGCACAGTGAAAAGTATCAAGCAGCTGCCCCATTAACTGGCCTGAAGGGGATTTTGGTGACGATTGTTATTTTTGTTGCCAGTTTCATTTTTAGTTTTTT contains:
- a CDS encoding nicotinamide mononucleotide transporter — encoded protein: MWEKLAKSIWFDLLGVAIVVAISLASGYLTESLNDVTHWGTWAQFVPFGIISILNTVLSVMSTRLTGRMLNAGNVVGIINTILSGVIDYLLGNQAAVITYPITFLIYVLAINKWTHSEKYQAAAPLTGLKGILVTIVIFVASFIFSFLTNYLGYHGQTNVLFWITTIVFGLSMGSNILNAMKLTLQWPFWLVYDLAQLMKAFVQGNFANVGKYIYYIINSVAALSFWQKRTV